A genomic window from Vagococcus sp. CY52-2 includes:
- a CDS encoding histidine phosphatase family protein, with amino-acid sequence MRHGQTLFNQLGKVQGACDSPLTDEGIRQATIAKKYFDDNNINIDSFYSSTQERACDTLEIIAGHTEYTRLKGIKEWNFGLFEGESERLNPKRKKGDTSFGDSFVAYGGESSKDVQQRMVDTLTDVMTNDPQDTVLAVSHGGAMYLFIQAWLEYEKVTSISFSNCCILKFAFDNGKFEFIEAINHTF; translated from the coding sequence ATGAGGCACGGTCAAACACTGTTTAACCAACTTGGCAAGGTGCAAGGAGCTTGTGATTCACCATTAACCGATGAAGGGATTAGACAGGCAACTATCGCTAAAAAGTATTTTGATGACAACAATATCAACATCGATTCATTTTATTCTTCTACTCAAGAACGAGCATGCGACACGCTAGAAATCATCGCCGGACACACTGAATACACACGATTAAAAGGAATAAAAGAATGGAATTTTGGTTTATTTGAAGGCGAAAGTGAACGACTCAACCCTAAACGAAAAAAAGGTGACACCTCGTTTGGAGATTCATTTGTAGCCTATGGTGGCGAGTCGTCTAAAGACGTCCAACAACGAATGGTAGACACTCTAACAGATGTTATGACAAATGATCCTCAAGATACTGTGTTGGCTGTTAGCCATGGTGGTGCGATGTATTTGTTTATTCAAGCATGGTTAGAGTACGAAAAAGTAACATCCATCTCGTTTTCAAATTGTTGTATTTTAAAATTTGCCTTTGATAACGGAAAATTTGAATTTATAGAAGCAATTAACCACACATTTTAA
- a CDS encoding RluA family pseudouridine synthase, with product MQFSIVLPPSTTQTTVRELLETEWLIPRKVRHFLRTRKNVLKNNAPVMFHETVEPGDRITLIFEEDDYTIPHIISGNAKAINVLWEDDHLIIVNKPHGQKTHPNQPKETDTLLNDLTAYLKPKNQLPYVVHRLDKETSGAIVFAKNPVILPVLGRLLEQKEINRYYEAEVSGLIKKTHFTINQPIGRHRHDRRKRVIDSKKGDKATTHVTVVERLNNKTRIECQLDTGRTHQIRVHLESIHHPIIGDPLYNPTSHAKRLQLHAKSLHLIHPFTKEEINVQATPFLFD from the coding sequence ATGCAATTTTCTATTGTTCTACCTCCCTCAACAACTCAAACAACTGTTCGAGAACTATTAGAAACAGAGTGGCTTATTCCTAGAAAAGTAAGACATTTCCTTAGAACGCGTAAAAATGTGTTAAAAAATAATGCTCCCGTCATGTTTCACGAAACTGTCGAGCCTGGAGATAGGATTACTTTAATCTTTGAAGAAGATGATTACACTATTCCTCATATTATTTCTGGTAATGCCAAGGCTATTAATGTGCTATGGGAAGATGACCATCTAATTATTGTGAATAAACCTCACGGACAAAAAACACATCCAAACCAACCAAAAGAAACCGATACATTATTAAATGACCTTACTGCTTACTTAAAGCCTAAAAATCAACTCCCATATGTTGTCCATCGATTAGATAAGGAAACCAGTGGAGCGATTGTATTTGCAAAAAATCCTGTTATATTACCAGTTTTAGGTAGATTACTTGAACAAAAAGAAATAAATAGGTATTATGAAGCAGAGGTAAGTGGTTTAATAAAAAAGACACACTTTACAATCAATCAACCTATCGGAAGGCATCGCCACGATCGTAGGAAACGAGTCATTGATTCCAAAAAAGGAGATAAAGCCACTACACATGTAACAGTCGTAGAGCGATTAAATAACAAAACGCGAATAGAATGTCAATTAGATACTGGTCGCACACATCAAATACGTGTTCATTTGGAAAGTATTCATCATCCAATTATCGGTGACCCACTATACAATCCAACGTCGCATGCAAAGAGACTTCAATTACATGCTAAATCTCTCCATCTCATTCATCCTTTTACTAAGGAAGAAATAAACGTACAAGCGACACCTTTTTTATTTGACTAA
- a CDS encoding CHAP domain-containing protein — MKKNILSTIMVCSIALTAVASPSIALADSVDVQIKQQDEKINALKGQQEKAQAEINALESKVASVNEKVSSLEAKQAKLSQDTEKLQSEIATLKVRIAKREKSIQKQARDAQTNGQSTNYVNAVLEADSLSDAISRVHAMSTIVNANNDLVKQQKRDQQSVEENIQENEAKISEMASTQKELQSQKDSLASQQAELNVLKTTLAAEQATAEGDKAKLNKQKEEAKAAQIKVLKAQQEASEKPVAVKAVKAEKTVDEKKTETTTQNSTSSSSEQSSSTVQESKPVEKPTTETTTSSSETTTSSNETPSSTPSGNTTSNGSGVDHSGSGNMYAVGQCTWYVKSVAPWVGTYWGNGCQWGASAAADGYTVNSTPAAGAVVVFAAGQSVGGQWTADGSYGHVAYVDSYNASNNTITISQGGTGFSSPTGPNSQTISASGYTYIHR, encoded by the coding sequence TTGAAGAAGAATATTTTATCAACGATTATGGTATGTTCTATTGCATTAACAGCTGTAGCTAGTCCAAGTATTGCATTAGCAGATTCTGTGGATGTTCAAATTAAACAACAAGATGAAAAAATTAACGCTTTAAAAGGTCAACAAGAAAAAGCACAAGCTGAAATTAATGCTTTGGAATCAAAAGTAGCTTCTGTGAACGAAAAAGTTTCATCTTTAGAAGCTAAACAAGCTAAATTAAGCCAAGATACTGAAAAATTACAGAGTGAGATTGCAACATTAAAAGTTAGAATTGCAAAACGTGAAAAATCAATCCAAAAACAAGCACGTGATGCACAAACAAATGGACAAAGTACAAACTATGTGAATGCTGTTTTAGAAGCTGATTCATTATCAGATGCCATTAGTCGTGTTCATGCAATGAGTACCATTGTAAATGCAAACAACGATTTAGTAAAACAACAAAAAAGAGATCAACAATCAGTTGAAGAAAATATTCAAGAAAATGAAGCAAAAATAAGTGAAATGGCTTCAACACAAAAAGAATTACAAAGTCAAAAAGATTCATTAGCTTCACAACAAGCTGAATTAAATGTACTAAAAACAACTTTAGCAGCGGAACAAGCAACAGCTGAAGGCGATAAAGCTAAATTAAATAAACAAAAAGAAGAAGCAAAAGCTGCACAAATCAAAGTGTTAAAAGCGCAACAAGAAGCTTCTGAAAAACCTGTAGCTGTTAAAGCTGTTAAAGCAGAAAAAACAGTAGACGAGAAGAAAACTGAGACAACAACACAGAATAGTACATCATCGTCAAGTGAACAATCAAGTTCAACAGTACAAGAAAGTAAACCGGTAGAAAAACCAACTACTGAAACAACTACGTCATCAAGTGAAACAACTACATCATCAAATGAGACACCAAGTTCAACTCCTAGTGGAAATACAACTTCTAACGGTAGTGGAGTAGATCATTCAGGGTCAGGAAATATGTATGCTGTGGGGCAATGTACTTGGTACGTGAAAAGTGTTGCTCCGTGGGTAGGTACTTATTGGGGTAACGGTTGCCAATGGGGAGCTTCTGCTGCGGCAGATGGTTACACTGTTAATTCGACCCCAGCAGCAGGTGCGGTAGTAGTATTTGCAGCAGGTCAATCTGTTGGTGGACAATGGACAGCAGATGGTTCTTATGGACATGTTGCTTATGTTGATTCTTACAATGCTTCAAATAATACTATTACAATTTCGCAAGGTGGTACTGGATTTTCTTCACCAACTGGACCAAACAGCCAAACAATTAGTGCGTCAGGATATACTTATATTCATCGCTAA
- a CDS encoding PBP1A family penicillin-binding protein codes for MEYIKKYFEVIKSWLIRFGTWLQPHWQTFRVHQKRIWKKYHINKIIVLVTLTVILVTSLYLFYLAKSMNVSGLKAGLEQSTTIYDKDGDEAGKLRKNGGTFVTLDNISPHVVDALISTEDRRFYKHKGYDVKGIMRAAVRKIIRRNNSGGGGSTITQQLAKNAFLDQQQNFTRKAKELFLAIELEKEYSKDEILEMYLNKSYFGSGVWGIQDASKKYFGKDAKDLTVDEAAVLVGALKGPSLYNPIDHMDYAVNRRNTVLSVMVDNGKLDKATADRLMKEPIYLTDTYVPDKDTYKYPYYFDAVISEAVDKTKLTDADISSGGYKIYTALDQVYQQGMDQTFANDSLFPPAASDGEIVEGTSVAINPSSGGVMGIVGGRGEYTYRGWNRATNSYLSPGSTMKPLSVYTSALEAGYKPDDMLKDEELPYYDVHNFSHTYSGETSMTNALIHSLNAPAVWLMHEIGIDRGYKKVEQFGVKLDEKDKYYGLALGGLTKGARPIDMASAYTVFANEGVRNETHFITKIEDSHGVIIYENQKPKSTRVTTPEVAEEMTSMLQGVYSTGTGAAAQPYGYQIAGKTGTTENINADGMSKDQWMIGYTPDVVVATWIGFDKSGPDHYLPGNDSSYISNIFRTEMQSILGASPNTPFPVKDVTQSTDYIDNQENDTRTDGKLDGIGDKLNDVGGKIKQGADTVGDGIKKGLDKVGEVWQGIWGKVTQ; via the coding sequence ATGGAGTATATTAAGAAGTATTTTGAAGTGATAAAATCCTGGTTAATAAGGTTTGGTACGTGGCTGCAGCCTCATTGGCAAACGTTTCGTGTCCATCAAAAAAGAATATGGAAAAAATATCATATTAATAAAATTATTGTGTTAGTGACATTAACCGTTATTTTAGTCACAAGTCTTTATTTATTTTACCTAGCTAAAAGTATGAATGTGTCAGGATTAAAAGCTGGTTTGGAACAATCAACGACGATTTATGATAAAGATGGAGATGAGGCAGGTAAGCTTCGAAAAAATGGTGGAACATTTGTAACGCTAGATAATATTTCCCCTCATGTAGTAGACGCACTTATCTCAACAGAAGATCGTCGTTTTTATAAACATAAGGGATATGATGTAAAAGGGATTATGAGAGCGGCTGTTAGAAAAATTATCAGACGAAATAATAGTGGCGGTGGCGGTAGTACCATTACACAACAGCTAGCTAAAAATGCCTTTTTAGACCAACAGCAAAATTTTACTCGTAAAGCAAAAGAACTTTTTCTAGCAATCGAACTTGAAAAAGAGTACTCAAAAGATGAAATATTGGAAATGTACTTGAATAAATCTTACTTTGGTAGTGGGGTTTGGGGAATTCAAGACGCGTCAAAAAAATATTTTGGTAAAGATGCTAAAGATTTGACTGTTGATGAAGCAGCTGTATTAGTCGGCGCCTTGAAAGGTCCTAGTTTATATAACCCGATTGATCATATGGACTATGCTGTAAACAGACGTAATACAGTCTTATCTGTGATGGTGGATAACGGAAAATTAGATAAAGCAACCGCAGATAGGCTGATGAAAGAACCGATATATTTAACAGATACATATGTCCCGGATAAAGATACCTATAAATATCCTTATTATTTTGACGCGGTCATTTCTGAAGCGGTTGATAAAACGAAATTGACTGACGCTGACATTTCAAGTGGTGGTTACAAAATATACACAGCACTAGATCAAGTGTATCAACAGGGAATGGATCAAACCTTTGCTAATGATAGTTTATTTCCACCAGCAGCATCAGATGGTGAAATTGTAGAAGGGACATCTGTTGCGATTAATCCTAGTTCTGGTGGTGTGATGGGGATTGTCGGGGGACGTGGTGAGTATACTTATCGGGGCTGGAATCGTGCGACTAACTCTTATTTATCACCAGGATCAACAATGAAGCCTTTATCTGTTTATACATCGGCATTAGAAGCAGGGTATAAACCAGATGATATGTTAAAAGATGAAGAATTACCTTATTATGATGTACATAATTTTTCGCATACATATAGTGGTGAGACATCTATGACGAATGCCTTGATTCATAGTTTAAATGCTCCTGCTGTTTGGTTAATGCATGAAATTGGCATTGATAGAGGGTATAAAAAAGTGGAACAATTTGGTGTTAAACTAGATGAAAAAGATAAATATTACGGTTTAGCGTTAGGTGGACTAACCAAAGGAGCTAGACCAATTGATATGGCAAGTGCATACACCGTATTTGCTAATGAGGGAGTTAGAAACGAAACACATTTTATTACCAAGATTGAGGATTCACATGGTGTGATTATTTATGAAAATCAAAAGCCGAAATCTACACGCGTGACAACGCCTGAAGTAGCTGAAGAGATGACTAGCATGCTTCAAGGGGTTTATAGTACGGGAACAGGTGCTGCAGCTCAGCCGTATGGTTATCAAATAGCCGGTAAAACAGGAACGACTGAGAATATTAATGCAGATGGTATGTCGAAAGATCAATGGATGATTGGTTATACTCCTGACGTGGTAGTCGCAACATGGATTGGTTTTGATAAAAGTGGGCCGGATCATTATTTGCCAGGTAATGACAGTAGTTATATTTCTAATATTTTCAGAACAGAGATGCAAAGTATATTAGGAGCTTCTCCAAACACACCATTTCCAGTGAAAGATGTGACACAGTCAACGGATTATATCGATAATCAAGAAAATGATACAAGGACTGATGGTAAATTAGATGGAATTGGTGACAAACTAAACGATGTTGGTGGAAAAATTAAACAAGGTGCAGACACTGTAGGAGACGGCATCAAAAAAGGATTAGACAAAGTGGGTGAAGTTTGGCAAGGTATCTGGGGTAAGGTAACTCAATAA
- a CDS encoding YlbF family regulator has protein sequence MSSNIYDSANQIEREIRQMDEFLALSDAFDAVKENEEAFELFKAFQELQMTLQQKQMQGEEFSDEDAKQAQEMAEKVQGEALIQDLMQKEQAFSMIVNDLNRIIMQPVQDLYTLD, from the coding sequence ATGTCAAGTAATATTTATGATAGTGCTAACCAAATTGAACGTGAAATTCGCCAAATGGATGAATTTTTAGCATTGAGTGATGCTTTTGACGCAGTGAAAGAAAATGAAGAAGCTTTTGAATTATTCAAAGCTTTCCAAGAATTGCAAATGACATTACAACAAAAACAAATGCAAGGTGAAGAATTTTCGGATGAAGATGCTAAACAAGCACAAGAAATGGCTGAAAAAGTTCAAGGTGAAGCATTAATTCAAGATTTAATGCAAAAAGAACAAGCATTTAGCATGATTGTTAATGACTTAAACCGCATCATTATGCAACCAGTTCAAGATTTATATACGTTAGATTAA
- a CDS encoding nitroreductase family protein yields MSNFVELLKKRRSIYNLGKNISLSNDEIVELVTEVVRESPTAFNSQSQRVVFLFDGAHEKLWSMTEELLKPLTPPEAFENTKEKLKGFANGKATILFFEDTDIVKGLQEQFALYAENFPIWSEQASGLTQSNVWTALAEKNIGANLQHYNPIIDESVSNEWGIPQNWKLRGQLVIGSIESPALEKEYMENVDRFKRFN; encoded by the coding sequence ATGTCAAATTTTGTAGAACTATTAAAAAAACGTCGTTCAATATATAATCTTGGGAAAAATATCTCTCTATCTAATGATGAAATTGTAGAATTAGTAACAGAAGTTGTCAGAGAATCTCCTACTGCTTTTAATTCTCAAAGTCAACGTGTAGTATTTTTATTTGATGGTGCACATGAAAAATTATGGAGTATGACTGAAGAGTTATTAAAACCTTTAACACCACCAGAGGCATTTGAAAATACAAAAGAAAAATTAAAAGGATTTGCTAATGGAAAAGCAACCATTTTATTTTTTGAAGACACAGATATTGTGAAAGGATTACAAGAACAATTTGCGTTATATGCAGAAAACTTTCCTATTTGGTCGGAACAGGCAAGTGGTCTAACTCAATCCAATGTTTGGACAGCCCTTGCAGAAAAAAATATCGGGGCTAATTTACAACATTACAATCCAATTATTGATGAATCCGTATCAAATGAGTGGGGTATTCCACAGAATTGGAAATTACGTGGCCAATTAGTGATTGGATCCATTGAGTCTCCTGCTCTAGAAAAAGAATATATGGAAAATGTCGATCGTTTTAAACGTTTTAATTAA
- the proS gene encoding proline--tRNA ligase: MAKKQGFVKQITSREDDFAKWYTDVCLKSELCDYSSVKGSMVIRPTGTAIWEKIRDVVDARLKETGHQNVMMPLLVPEHLLLKEAEHVEGFAPEVAWVTMGGETKLSERLAIRPTSEVLFCEHFKTVIHSHRDLPVLYNQWANVMRWEKNTRPFLRTTEFFWQEGHTCHVSHEEAEKEALMILDMYVDVCENILAIPVVTGVKSESEKFAGAEKTYTNETLMYDGKALQINTSHHLGDHFGKAFDITYTDKEGKEQFVYTTSWGLTTRTIGGMIMVHSDDRGLVLPPRIAPIQVIIIPIAQHKEGVLDKADELKGMLSDVATIKVDDSDKQPGWKFSEAEMKGYPIRIEMGPKDIENNQVIVVRRDTLEKITVPFDDTLPTVISELLEAIHHDMLAKARKRQEEKTRIATTKEEFNRLIEEGGFVLAPWSGDEAVEELIKEQTGATSRCWSFDHQQDDLTGLKDLWNGKPAKYMMHWAKAY, from the coding sequence ATGGCTAAAAAACAAGGCTTTGTCAAACAAATTACAAGTAGAGAGGATGATTTTGCAAAATGGTATACAGATGTTTGCCTTAAGTCGGAACTGTGTGATTACTCTAGCGTAAAAGGATCAATGGTTATCCGACCAACAGGAACCGCAATTTGGGAAAAAATCCGTGATGTAGTGGATGCCAGGTTAAAGGAAACAGGGCATCAAAATGTGATGATGCCACTACTTGTCCCAGAACATTTATTATTAAAAGAAGCGGAGCATGTTGAGGGATTTGCTCCAGAAGTTGCTTGGGTAACAATGGGCGGTGAAACAAAGTTAAGTGAACGCTTAGCGATTCGTCCAACGTCAGAAGTGTTGTTTTGTGAGCATTTTAAAACAGTGATTCATTCTCATCGTGATTTACCAGTCTTGTATAATCAATGGGCGAATGTCATGCGTTGGGAAAAAAATACTCGCCCGTTTTTACGCACAACAGAATTTTTTTGGCAAGAGGGTCATACTTGTCATGTGAGTCATGAAGAAGCAGAGAAAGAAGCGTTAATGATTCTTGATATGTATGTGGATGTTTGTGAAAATATTCTAGCTATCCCCGTAGTAACAGGTGTTAAATCAGAAAGTGAAAAATTTGCTGGAGCAGAAAAAACCTATACAAATGAAACGTTGATGTATGATGGAAAAGCATTGCAAATTAATACCTCTCATCATTTAGGAGATCATTTTGGTAAAGCATTTGACATCACTTACACAGATAAGGAAGGAAAAGAGCAGTTTGTTTATACAACGTCATGGGGGCTAACAACACGTACTATTGGTGGAATGATTATGGTTCATAGTGACGATCGTGGGTTAGTTTTACCTCCAAGAATTGCTCCAATACAGGTTATCATCATCCCTATCGCCCAACATAAAGAAGGTGTCTTAGATAAAGCAGATGAATTAAAAGGTATGTTATCAGATGTGGCAACGATTAAAGTAGACGATAGCGACAAGCAACCTGGCTGGAAATTTAGTGAAGCTGAAATGAAAGGCTATCCTATTCGTATTGAAATGGGACCTAAAGATATTGAAAATAATCAAGTTATTGTCGTTCGACGAGATACCCTAGAAAAAATAACCGTACCGTTTGATGACACATTGCCAACCGTTATCTCTGAATTATTAGAAGCCATTCACCATGACATGTTAGCTAAAGCACGAAAACGTCAAGAAGAAAAAACGCGTATTGCCACAACAAAAGAAGAGTTTAATCGATTAATCGAAGAAGGCGGATTTGTATTAGCACCATGGTCAGGTGATGAAGCTGTGGAAGAGTTAATCAAAGAACAAACAGGTGCTACGTCTCGTTGCTGGAGTTTTGATCATCAACAAGATGATTTAACAGGATTGAAAGATTTATGGAACGGTAAGCCCGCTAAGTACATGATGCATTGGGCAAAAGCTTATTAA
- a CDS encoding DNA repair exonuclease: MKFIHMADLHIDQPFSGITTEDVTFQKEIQQINYKVFETIIENCIKESVDFLLIVGDTFHQATSSIYTQKFVMDQFRRLEEEQIKVVMSFGNHDYYTKSRYWFEWPQNVILFDTEEVTTKVLQMTNGQSVSISGFSYEHQWIKGNKALDYPSRSMETDYHIGFYHGEIAQEGKYAPFLLSDLKPTYDYWALGHIHKTEVLTDKPLTIYPGTPQGHTRKERQTKGVGLVEVNGSSVSQKFIDVSKAAWVQQDISLKEITRSDQLTKIEKEIMAAKYTKEVTLLVVKLSPSSEEGLSELLLNKEEILGYLQRQLLRKTSYYIWLVDIMIEPIEIDQLIMGFDSSLVDDLAQHFLKRNEFNDVAKDIVQQPVIGTNIVFDEEDMERIVEESSQLVKDKMIFKNGVGQ; the protein is encoded by the coding sequence ATGAAATTTATTCATATGGCAGATTTGCATATCGATCAACCTTTTTCTGGTATTACAACAGAAGATGTAACATTTCAAAAAGAGATACAACAAATAAATTATAAAGTGTTTGAGACCATTATAGAAAATTGTATTAAGGAGTCAGTTGATTTCTTATTGATAGTTGGAGATACGTTCCATCAAGCAACATCGTCTATTTATACACAAAAATTTGTAATGGATCAATTTAGGCGTCTAGAAGAAGAACAAATCAAAGTAGTGATGTCTTTTGGAAATCATGATTATTATACGAAAAGTCGTTACTGGTTTGAATGGCCACAAAACGTCATATTATTTGATACTGAAGAAGTTACGACAAAGGTTCTACAAATGACAAATGGACAAAGTGTTTCTATTAGTGGTTTTTCTTATGAACATCAGTGGATTAAAGGCAATAAAGCGTTAGATTATCCAAGTAGAAGTATGGAAACAGATTATCACATTGGATTTTATCATGGTGAGATAGCACAAGAAGGAAAATATGCTCCGTTTCTTTTATCTGATTTAAAACCAACATATGATTATTGGGCATTAGGGCATATTCATAAGACAGAGGTGTTAACAGATAAACCACTAACTATTTATCCAGGAACTCCTCAAGGACATACTCGAAAAGAGAGACAGACTAAGGGAGTTGGTCTGGTTGAAGTCAATGGCTCTAGTGTATCGCAAAAATTTATCGATGTAAGTAAAGCAGCATGGGTGCAACAAGATATCTCATTAAAAGAAATAACACGATCAGATCAACTAACAAAAATTGAAAAAGAAATCATGGCAGCAAAATATACAAAAGAGGTAACCTTACTAGTAGTAAAATTGAGTCCATCTTCTGAAGAAGGACTAAGTGAGCTACTTTTAAATAAAGAAGAAATATTAGGTTATCTTCAACGTCAATTATTAAGAAAAACTTCTTATTATATTTGGTTAGTCGATATAATGATTGAGCCAATCGAGATAGATCAACTTATTATGGGATTTGATTCAAGTTTAGTCGATGATTTAGCACAACATTTCTTGAAGCGTAATGAATTTAATGATGTTGCGAAGGATATTGTGCAACAACCAGTAATTGGAACGAATATTGTATTTGATGAAGAAGATATGGAACGTATTGTAGAAGAAAGTAGCCAATTAGTGAAGGACAAAATGATTTTTAAAAATGGAGTAGGCCAATGA
- a CDS encoding nucleotide pyrophosphohydrolase, which yields MIESVIRLTSIERINEFRKARGWNHASKEKDLAISISLEANELLELFQWLDNSEAVKQTERLEEELADVLIYSYTLADKLGFNIDDIIEKKLIKNAQKYPVNR from the coding sequence ATGATAGAAAGTGTGATAAGGTTGACATCGATAGAGAGAATCAATGAATTTAGAAAAGCACGTGGGTGGAATCATGCAAGCAAGGAAAAGGATTTAGCTATTTCTATTTCTTTAGAAGCTAATGAGTTACTAGAATTATTTCAATGGTTAGATAATTCAGAAGCAGTGAAACAAACAGAGCGTCTCGAAGAAGAATTAGCAGACGTATTAATTTATTCTTATACTTTAGCAGATAAACTAGGGTTTAACATAGATGATATCATTGAGAAAAAACTGATAAAGAATGCTCAAAAATATCCTGTTAACAGATGA